taaaaatatgtttgatatttGTTTATCATAATAATATAGCTAATATAGTTAAGAAAccttaaaagtaaaaaatatataatgtaaaattaaGAGTATAGtgtaataatttaacaaaaaatatggaaaaatcTCAAATAACATAGATGAAATTTTGTCTTCAGATGCCaattatgatattttcttgtttatttcaTATGTAAAGCATGAATTATTAGTCGTGTTAATTATTGTAAttacatataatacataaattataacatttatatactagttatactagttgttCAATTTTTTAACATGTTTAATTATAAGAGTTATATTGGATGTATCCAGTCGAATGTGagtgaaacaaataaaattgtGTGGCTGTGAGTTGATCACGTGgttgatattattttttaccCATACTTGGTCCACGTATAATAATTTAGGCActggaatattattttttggacATTTGGTCAGTATGAGATTTTTGTCCACCGATCATTGACCGAGGTTGTTTTCAAAACATTGTATTTAGTGAACTCAAACATACATGGATTGGGCCACAATGAAAACTTGGATCGGACTGGCTAGCTTGGATTCGGACCGGGCcgtatttcctttttttttttgcgaaatAATTGTCGTTGCTGACGTGTCGCAATCCTTATTAAGAGTTTAAGACCAAACACGACATTGACAAAACTACCCTTTCGGTTGGTCTCGTCTTTATTTAATAACAGAACAATCGAAATTGCCctaaaaatttttgttttctccgttcGTCTCCAAATCTCGACGGCAGAAACAGAGAGGAAACTTATCTTAAACCCCCTATCTCCGGTGGGAGCGTGCGTTACTTCCCAGCAAACAGATGTCTGACTTCGAAGATCACGAGGGAAACGTGACAGCTGTTGACGGCTTCGAGGCCGATGATAACGGCGGCCGCGGCGGAGAAATCGAGGATCAAACGGACTCTAAATCTCAGGTACTTTGTGCTCTTTGATTGCGCTACAATCTCCCAGCTTCGAGATTTTTCAATTGGTTTGGTTCTTGTAGACTCAAATCTATGTTTCTTAGCCTCGATGCCTAATTGAATTCAATAAATAATCGATTTTTAGTATACGGGTTAAAATCTGCAGATtgtaaggtttagggtttagagcgaATTGAAGATTAGTTTGGGGATTGATTTATGGTTTAATTTATTCAATAAAGAATCGGTTTTTGAGTTTAAAAATTACAGATGGTTTTAAATTTAGAGTTGATTTTGtagtgtttttttgtttagtttgatttatatataaattgtaaATGATGAGGATTCTTGTGTAGGGAGAAACACGTGACAATGACAGAGAGTCTTCGAGAAGTaaagatagagaaagagagaagggaTCTGTTGATCGAAGCAGAGACAGAAGCAAGGAGAGAAGTAGAGACAGGGATCGTGAGCGTCGTAGTCGCCACAGGGATCGTAGTAGAGACCGTGGTGATAGAAGAGAGCGTGGTAGTAGAGACCGCGATGATGACCACCGCAGAGGCAGCCGTGACCGTGACTATGATAGGTGGCTACTAATCTTATCTTTTCGAATTAAATGAAATCCTTTTCGAATTCTAATTTTTGcgtgttttttaaaataaatttttaggcGTAGAGATGACAGAGGAGATAGACGCCGTCATAGGTCTCGATCTCGTTCCAAGGATAGATCTAGGCGCAGATCAAGGTCTCGATCTCCATCAAAAACGTAACATATCTTTCTGGCTCTAACTACTCTTCTGTGAAATGATTGTTTTTATTCTAAGAAACTTTcttatatcaaatctatattcaTGCAGCAAGCGGGTCAGTGGATTCGATATGGCACCTCCAGCCTCTGCAATGTTAGCTACTGGTGCTGCTGTTACAGGTATCCTTTCTTTTGTCTCTTTAATTTAGCAACCTTCTCATTAGCAGAATGCAGCGTTCATTCACACAATGCACATAGGTTGTTCTTGTTCATTTTCTTACATGGGATACAACGTTAGAACTGAGAGCTTTTGGTTGTTTGTTGTTCTTTTGTGTTTCTTGTTTGCCTTTTTATTTGGGTGTGGGCTGGTTAGCTCCTATATACAAGGAAGAACTGCTGCAATTTTTTTATTGGTACTGCTCATCCTCAGTACCTATCATTGGTTTTGTTCACCAATGATCTCTAGTGAAAGTATTATATCACTGTAATATCGCATTTGCTTTTCCAGGGAGGGTAAGATAGGTCTTGTTATATTTACACTTCTCATGTGTTACCCTGTTTCTCATTTTGTAGGCCAAGTACCTCCCCCACCACCAACACTTCCTCCGGCTGGAATGTTTCCCAACATATTTCCCTTACAGACTGGACAGGTCTGTTATCTTTAACCCTTTTTTAAATTATGCATTGAGTTCTTCATTCTTGAACTAATTCTCTCTATGCCCTGCAGGCATTTGGGGGACTCCCTATGATGCCAATTCAGGCTATGACACAGCAGGTCAGCTTTGATTTTCatccatatattatatatgctattttttttatctgttgCTAACCATGTCTTCTTGTTAACTCTATGTTTCTTCAGGCGACTAGGCATGCTCGCAGAGTCTACGTTGGAGGGCTTTCCCCTGTGGCTAATGAACAGGTTAGTACTATCCACTCTTTTTTTCAAATGAAATGTGTTCCAGGGTTTGATTCATATTAACATTGATTTACTTTCCTGTATTGCAGTCTGTGGCTACATTCTTTAGTCAAGTTATGGCTGCCGTTGGTGGAAACACCGCTGGTCCAGGTGATGCCGTTGTTAATGTTTACATAAACCACGAGAAGAAGTTTGCTTTTGTGGAGATGCGATCTGTTGAAGAGGCAAGTAACGCAATGTCCTTGGACGGGATCATATTTGAGGTACTATTTTAACATTCAGCCTTCCACTAAGTATTTGGttgtgattttaatttttttttttttttctcattcctAGGGAGCTCCAGTGAAGGTGAGGAGACCTAGTGACTATAACCCATCTCTAGCTGCGTCTCTTGGCCCAAGCCAGCCCAGTCCCCATCTAAACTTAGCTGCTGTTGGTCTGACTCCAGGTGCTTCCGGCGGTCTCGAGGGTCCAGACCGTATCTTCGTCGGTGGACTTCCGTATTACTTCACCGAGGCACAAGTCAGGGAGCTGTTGGAAAGCTTTGGAGCCCTAAAGGGGTTTGACCTTGTGAAAGATCGAGAAACTGGAAACTCCAAAGGATACGCCTTCTGTGTGTACCAAGATGTCGCCGTTACAGATATTGCCTGCGTTGCTCTGAACGGTATAAAAATGGGAGACAAGACTCTCACTGTGAGACGCGCTAACCAGGGAGCAATGCAGCCAAAACCTGAACAGGAGAGTGTGTTGTTGCATGCACAGCAGCAGATTGCTTTTCAGGTAAGATTGAGTTTTGTTAGCAACCTTTGTTTCTTTATGGTTTATTAATTGCAAGGCTTGTGtgctttttatcttttttgcagATGAATATGTTCCAGCCGGGTCCAGTGGCAACTACAGTTGTATGTTTGACTCAAGTTGTTACTGAGGATGAGCTTAAAGACGATGAGGAGTTTGAAGATATAATGGAAGACATGAGACAAGAAGGCGGAAAGTTTGGTAAGAGAATGtcttttatttgcattttatcATATATCCAATTTTGGAGatatataaagattaaaaaaaagcaTATTGATTTGTGTCTCTGTTTTCTGTGGTTGTATATGTCTGTTTTACAGCCTTTTGCTATAAAGAATCAGCCCCTAACATACTCAGACTGGAGACTgcatatcttatttttttcacaAATGGCTACTCTTTAAAAACTAACGTTTTTGTCTCTGTATGTCTCGTGTATTTGGAATGTTTGTTGTTTAACTCTTAAAATGCAGGTATGTTGACCAGCGTTGTGATTCCGCGTCCTAGCCCCAGCGGTGAGCCAGTGCCAGGCCTTGGCAAGGTTTGTATTCAAAACCTTacgtctctgtctctctctcttgcagAACTTGAACTCAGTGGGAATGAATGCAGGTGTTCTTGAAGTATGTTGATACTGAAGGTTCGTCGAGGGCAAGAAGCGGGATGAATGGTAGGAAGTTTGGTGGGAATGAAGTGGTTGCTGTGTTTTATCCAGAAGACAAGTTTGATCAGGGAGAGTATGGAGCCTGAAGCTCATCCTTTGTTTGTTTGCTTGCTGTCTAGTACCTTTAAGTTCTCTTCAGTTTCATCCTTtgtttgtttgcttgcttgctGTCTAGTA
The window above is part of the Brassica napus cultivar Da-Ae chromosome C3, Da-Ae, whole genome shotgun sequence genome. Proteins encoded here:
- the LOC106389813 gene encoding splicing factor U2af large subunit A isoform X1, whose translation is MSDFEDHEGNVTAVDGFEADDNGGRGGEIEDQTDSKSQGETRDNDRESSRSKDREREKGSVDRSRDRSKERSRDRDRERRSRHRDRSRDRGDRRERGSRDRDDDHRRGSRDRDYDRRRDDRGDRRRHRSRSRSKDRSRRRSRSRSPSKTKRVSGFDMAPPASAMLATGAAVTGQVPPPPPTLPPAGMFPNIFPLQTGQAFGGLPMMPIQAMTQQATRHARRVYVGGLSPVANEQSVATFFSQVMAAVGGNTAGPGDAVVNVYINHEKKFAFVEMRSVEEASNAMSLDGIIFEGAPVKVRRPSDYNPSLAASLGPSQPSPHLNLAAVGLTPGASGGLEGPDRIFVGGLPYYFTEAQVRELLESFGALKGFDLVKDRETGNSKGYAFCVYQDVAVTDIACVALNGIKMGDKTLTVRRANQGAMQPKPEQESVLLHAQQQIAFQMNMFQPGPVATTVVCLTQVVTEDELKDDEEFEDIMEDMRQEGGKFGMLTSVVIPRPSPSGEPVPGLGKVFLKYVDTEGSSRARSGMNGRKFGGNEVVAVFYPEDKFDQGEYGA
- the LOC106389813 gene encoding splicing factor U2af large subunit A isoform X2, which produces MSDFEDHEGNVTAVDGFEADDNGGRGGEIEDQTDSKSQGETRDNDRESSRSKDREREKGSVDRSRDRSKERSRDRDRERRSRHRDRSRDRGDRRERGSRDRDDDHRRGSRDRDYDRRRDDRGDRRRHRSRSRSKDRSRRRSRSRSPSKTKRVSGFDMAPPASAMLATGAAVTGQVPPPPPTLPPAGMFPNIFPLQTGQAFGGLPMMPIQAMTQQATRHARRVYVGGLSPVANEQSVATFFSQVMAAVGGNTAGPGDAVVNVYINHEKKFAFVEMRSVEEASNAMSLDGIIFEGAPVKVRRPSDYNPSLAASLGPSQPSPHLNLAAVGLTPGASGGLEGPDRIFVGGLPYYFTEAQVRELLESFGALKGFDLVKDRETGNSKGYAFCVYQDVAVTDIACVALNGIKMGDKTLTVRRANQGAMQPKPEQESVLLHAQQQIAFQMNMFQPGPVATTVVCLTQVVTEDELKDDEEFEDIMEDMRQEGGKFAFCYKESAPNILRLETAYLIFFTNGYSLKTNVFVSVCLVYLECLLFNS